From a region of the Arvicanthis niloticus isolate mArvNil1 chromosome 6, mArvNil1.pat.X, whole genome shotgun sequence genome:
- the Il1rn gene encoding interleukin-1 receptor antagonist protein isoform X1, producing MEICRGPYSHLISLLLILLFHSEAACRPFGKRPCKMQAFRIWDTNQKTFYLRNNQLLAGYLQGPNTKLEEKIDIVPIDLHSVFLGIHGGKLCLSCVKSGDGIKLQLEEVNITDLSKNKEEDRRFTFIRSENGPTTSFESAACPGWFLCTTLEADRPVSLTNTPEEPLTVTKFYFQEDQ from the exons ATGGAAATCTGCAGGGGACCCTACAGTCACCTaatctctctccttctcatcctTCTGTTTCATTCAGAGGCAGCCTGTCGCCCTTTTGGGAAAAGACCCTGCAAGATGCAAGCTTTCAG AATCTGGGATACTAACCAGAAGACCTTCTACCTGAGGAACAACCAGCTCCTTGCTGGGTACTTACAAGGACCAAATACCAAACTAGAAG AAAAGATAGACATCGTGCCTATTGACCTTCATAGTGTGTTTTTGGGCATCCACGGGGGCAAGCTGTGCCTGTCTTGTGTCAAGTCTGGAGATGGTATCAAGCTCCAGCTGGAG GAAGTTAACATCACTGATCTGagcaagaacaaagaagaagaCAGGCGCTTTACCTTCATTCGCTCCGAGAACGGCCCCACCACCAGCTTTGAGTCAGCTGCCTGTCCAGGATGGTTCCTCTGCACAACACTAGAGGCTGACCGTCCTGTGAGCCTTACCAATACACCAGAAGAACCCCTTACAGTTACAAAGTTCTATTTCCAGGAAGACCAATAG
- the Il1rn gene encoding interleukin-1 receptor antagonist protein isoform X2 encodes MASEAACRPFGKRPCKMQAFRIWDTNQKTFYLRNNQLLAGYLQGPNTKLEEKIDIVPIDLHSVFLGIHGGKLCLSCVKSGDGIKLQLEEVNITDLSKNKEEDRRFTFIRSENGPTTSFESAACPGWFLCTTLEADRPVSLTNTPEEPLTVTKFYFQEDQ; translated from the exons AGGCAGCCTGTCGCCCTTTTGGGAAAAGACCCTGCAAGATGCAAGCTTTCAG AATCTGGGATACTAACCAGAAGACCTTCTACCTGAGGAACAACCAGCTCCTTGCTGGGTACTTACAAGGACCAAATACCAAACTAGAAG AAAAGATAGACATCGTGCCTATTGACCTTCATAGTGTGTTTTTGGGCATCCACGGGGGCAAGCTGTGCCTGTCTTGTGTCAAGTCTGGAGATGGTATCAAGCTCCAGCTGGAG GAAGTTAACATCACTGATCTGagcaagaacaaagaagaagaCAGGCGCTTTACCTTCATTCGCTCCGAGAACGGCCCCACCACCAGCTTTGAGTCAGCTGCCTGTCCAGGATGGTTCCTCTGCACAACACTAGAGGCTGACCGTCCTGTGAGCCTTACCAATACACCAGAAGAACCCCTTACAGTTACAAAGTTCTATTTCCAGGAAGACCAATAG
- the Il1rn gene encoding interleukin-1 receptor antagonist protein isoform X3 — protein sequence MQAFRIWDTNQKTFYLRNNQLLAGYLQGPNTKLEEKIDIVPIDLHSVFLGIHGGKLCLSCVKSGDGIKLQLEEVNITDLSKNKEEDRRFTFIRSENGPTTSFESAACPGWFLCTTLEADRPVSLTNTPEEPLTVTKFYFQEDQ from the exons ATGCAAGCTTTCAG AATCTGGGATACTAACCAGAAGACCTTCTACCTGAGGAACAACCAGCTCCTTGCTGGGTACTTACAAGGACCAAATACCAAACTAGAAG AAAAGATAGACATCGTGCCTATTGACCTTCATAGTGTGTTTTTGGGCATCCACGGGGGCAAGCTGTGCCTGTCTTGTGTCAAGTCTGGAGATGGTATCAAGCTCCAGCTGGAG GAAGTTAACATCACTGATCTGagcaagaacaaagaagaagaCAGGCGCTTTACCTTCATTCGCTCCGAGAACGGCCCCACCACCAGCTTTGAGTCAGCTGCCTGTCCAGGATGGTTCCTCTGCACAACACTAGAGGCTGACCGTCCTGTGAGCCTTACCAATACACCAGAAGAACCCCTTACAGTTACAAAGTTCTATTTCCAGGAAGACCAATAG